A genomic region of Cannabis sativa cultivar Pink pepper isolate KNU-18-1 chromosome 1, ASM2916894v1, whole genome shotgun sequence contains the following coding sequences:
- the LOC115707521 gene encoding protein phosphatase 1 regulatory inhibitor subunit PPP1R7 homolog, translating to MTDRTAASPETNSVASDDQTVDLDLSSDVLDLSSFQLHDLDSIELPPSLTELDLTANRLTSLDPRIANLSNLKKLSLRQNLIEDAAVEPLSSWHALSDIEELVFRDNKLTKIPDVSIFKSLLIFDVSFNEITALHGLSKVSNTLKELYVSKNEVLKIEEIDHFHELQILELGSNRLRVIENLETLNNLQELWLGRNRIKVVNLCGLKCIKKISLQSNRLTSMKGFEECVALEELYLSHNGISKMEGLSTLVNLRVLDVSSNKLTSVDDIKNLTQLEDLWLNDNQIESLDAIADAVAGSKDKLVTIYLENNPCAKSPNYSTILRQSFPNIQQIDSNIYG from the exons ATGACCGACCGGACCGCAGCTTCACCGGAGACCAATTCCGTGGCGTCTGACGATCAAACGGTCGATCTTGACCTTTCTTCCGATGTTCTCGATCTCAGCAGCTTCCAGCTCCACGATCTCGACTCGATCGAGTTACCTCCGAGTCTAACGGAGTTGGACCTCACGGCCAACCGGTTAACGAGTCTGGACCCTCGAATCGCAAACCTCTCCAACCTTAAGAAGCTCTCTCTACGCCAAAACCTCATTGAAGATGCCGCTGTCGAGCCCCTCTCTAGCTGGCACGCCTTGTCGGATATTGAG GAATTGGTTTTCAGGGATAATAAGTTGACAAAAATACCTGATGTCAGCATATTCAAGAGTCTTCTAATTTTTGATGTTTCTTTCAATGAGATTACTGCTTTACATGGATTATCTAAGGTCAGCAACACCCTCAAGGAGCTGTATGTGTCTAAAAATGAAGTTCTTAAGATAGAAGAGATAGATCACTTTCATGAATTGCAAATTCTTGAACTTGGCTCCAACAGATTGCGG GTGATTGAAAATTTGGAAACTTTGAATAATTTACAAGAGTTGTGGCTTGGGAGGAATCGTATCAAGGTAGTTAATCTATGTGGGCTGAAATGCATAAAGAAGATTAGCTTGCAAAGTAATAGATTAACTTCTATGAAAGGATTTGAG GAATGTGTTGCTCTAGAAGAACTGTACTTGAGCCACAATGGGATTTCGAAAATGGAAGGCTTGTCTACCTTAGTTAACCTACGTGTATTGGATGTATCATCAAATAAGCTAACTTCTGTGGACGACATTAAAAATCTGACACA ATTGGAAGACCTATGGTTGAATGACAACCAAATAGAGTCACTTGATGCAATTGCCGACGCTGTTGCTGGTTCGAAAGATAAGCTTGTTACGATCTACCTTGAAAACAATCCATGT GCTAAGTCTCCCAACTATTCTACTATTTTGAGACAAAGTTTTCCAAATATCCAACAAATTGATTCCAATATCTATGGTTAA